The following coding sequences lie in one Mesorhizobium sp. DCY119 genomic window:
- a CDS encoding tetratricopeptide repeat protein — protein MAVAGQIFGIVGALSAFPRRLAAREVERQHGHLRRGLTRRMSHLVFGRGLLMRASEIEIEALFDTGTSQGTRLLSENGFLRLLGLMPSPEASALTEQSLVDQSGLSPRTLKLLSLFDAFEHDAEPYSFRDMILARKYAGLISSGASWSAIARSVHRSGPVKSLTALSLHHEGADAIYARRAEGLSELDGQMLFELGIPGEAELEDIFLQAETAEQEGQYADAAAFYQRYLAIDPNDPVAAFNRANCLKAAGLPSDAAQDYTRAIKLDPSFVEAWFNLAGLMSEDGRIASARRHLLKAIELDSTYEDAIFNLAKLEFDAGNLSEARRWWERYLELDGDSEWARTAARGIQFVDLQLAQRTAG, from the coding sequence ATGGCGGTTGCCGGCCAGATATTCGGCATCGTCGGAGCGCTGTCCGCGTTTCCACGACGCTTGGCCGCGCGAGAGGTCGAACGGCAACATGGTCATCTCCGGCGGGGGTTGACCCGCCGGATGTCGCATCTGGTCTTTGGCCGCGGCTTGCTCATGCGGGCAAGCGAGATCGAGATCGAAGCGTTGTTCGATACCGGAACGAGCCAGGGCACGCGGCTGTTGAGCGAGAACGGGTTTCTTCGGCTGCTGGGGCTGATGCCCTCGCCGGAGGCATCAGCACTCACGGAACAGTCTTTGGTCGACCAGTCCGGGCTGTCCCCGCGGACGCTCAAGCTTCTTTCCCTGTTCGACGCTTTCGAGCATGACGCCGAGCCTTACTCCTTCCGGGATATGATCCTGGCCAGGAAATATGCGGGGCTGATTTCCAGCGGCGCTTCCTGGAGCGCGATCGCAAGATCGGTGCATCGATCCGGGCCGGTGAAGTCGCTTACGGCATTGTCGCTCCACCACGAGGGAGCGGACGCGATCTACGCGCGCCGAGCCGAGGGTCTGAGTGAACTCGACGGCCAAATGCTGTTCGAACTTGGAATTCCCGGCGAAGCCGAACTGGAGGATATCTTCCTGCAGGCCGAAACGGCCGAGCAGGAAGGCCAATATGCGGACGCTGCAGCCTTCTACCAGCGCTATCTCGCAATCGATCCGAACGACCCCGTCGCCGCTTTCAACCGCGCAAACTGCCTGAAGGCGGCCGGCCTGCCGTCCGATGCCGCGCAGGACTATACCCGCGCCATCAAGCTCGATCCCAGCTTCGTCGAGGCGTGGTTCAACCTCGCCGGGCTGATGAGCGAGGATGGCCGGATCGCTTCCGCGCGCCGCCACCTTCTCAAGGCGATCGAACTCGACAGCACATACGAAGACGCAATCTTCAACCTCGCGAAGCTCGAATTCGACGCTGGCAATCTCAGCGAAGCGCGGCGCTGGTGGGAGCGGTATCTCGAACTCGACGGCGATTCCGAATGGGCGCGAACCGCAGCTCGCGGCATCCAGTTCGTCGACCTTCAGCTTGCCCAGCGAACGGCAGGCTGA
- a CDS encoding alpha/beta family hydrolase produces the protein MFLFDGPDDARVTILLAHGAGAPMDSASMTATAKALAEAGFRVARFEFGYMAARRTSDSRKPPPRAETLNPEYKAAVAELGAKGPLIIGGKSMGGRVASMVADDLHADGKIAGLLCLGYPFHQPGKPEQLRTKHLAGLKTPTLVCQGTRDEFGTREEVSAYQLSDSIEILWLEDGDHDLKPRKSISGFSAADHLKTLADAVAAWVARLPR, from the coding sequence ATGTTCCTGTTCGATGGACCGGATGATGCTCGCGTCACCATCCTCCTCGCGCACGGCGCCGGCGCACCGATGGATTCCGCATCGATGACGGCCACGGCCAAGGCTCTCGCGGAGGCCGGGTTTCGCGTCGCACGCTTCGAATTCGGCTATATGGCCGCGCGCCGGACCTCGGACAGCCGCAAGCCCCCTCCCCGTGCCGAGACGCTCAATCCGGAATACAAGGCGGCCGTGGCCGAACTCGGCGCGAAAGGGCCGCTCATCATCGGCGGAAAATCCATGGGCGGACGGGTCGCCAGCATGGTCGCGGATGATCTTCATGCCGACGGTAAGATCGCCGGGCTTCTGTGCCTCGGCTACCCCTTTCACCAACCCGGCAAGCCCGAACAGTTGCGCACCAAGCATCTTGCCGGATTGAAAACGCCGACCTTGGTCTGCCAGGGAACACGCGACGAATTCGGCACCCGCGAGGAAGTTTCAGCCTATCAGCTCTCCGACAGCATTGAGATTCTATGGCTCGAGGATGGAGATCACGACCTCAAGCCTCGCAAGAGCATATCGGGTTTTTCTGCCGCCGATCACCTGAAGACGCTTGCCGATGCGGTCGCGGCATGGGTCGCCAGGCTGCCTCGCTGA